A stretch of Palaemon carinicauda isolate YSFRI2023 chromosome 34, ASM3689809v2, whole genome shotgun sequence DNA encodes these proteins:
- the LOC137626438 gene encoding neuroligin-4, X-linked-like has product MSESANDITFEEQIWPKYDPVYQRYFQIGTQNSVHDHYRAGKVALWSWLLPGLERVGARYGPYKNFHRLPTDLESGLYPQSSGPYNLTDGFPSSPVTSTITGTTDILHNLTNVAKANKMQVSESANLDMGKDFPYTTALSLTVVIACSLLILNILVLTTVYYRHKANRRASPKAYRT; this is encoded by the exons ATGTCGgagagtgcaaacgacataacttttgaagagcagatatggcccaaatatgatccagtctatcagagatactttcaaatag gaacacagaactcTGTACAtgaccactaccgtgctggaaaagtagccttgtggtcatggctactacctggtctggaACGAGTGGGTGCTCGGTACGGCCcatataaaaactttcacagattaccaactgatctcgAGTCTGGTTTATACCCTCAATCATCAGGTCCGTATAACTTAACAGATGGCTTTCCATCTAGCCCAGTCACTTCAACCATCACTGGCACAACAGATATACTTCATAACTTAACAAATGTAGCTAAAGCTAACAAAATGCAGGTTAGTGAATCAGCTAATTTGGATATGGGAAAGGATTTCCCCTACACGACTGCACTGAGCTTGACAGTGGTcattgcctgctctttgctaatcctaaatatcctggttcttactaccgtttattatcgacataaggccaACCGCCGAGCCTCGCCAAAGGCTTACAGGACGTGA